The following nucleotide sequence is from Spirochaetales bacterium.
AAATTTTTTTCCCGACTCCACAGGATAGTTGAGATTGGAATAAAGGTCAAGTAAATTGACGGCCGGGCAGCAATTCCCGGTGATAGATTTTTTTTCCTGATTTTTACAGCCAATTCTGATTGATAAGCATGTATATAATCATAAGAATAACAAATTTTCAAAACCAAGCAATCTTTTTTTTCTATACATATTGCGGCAAAGTAGATTGTATTGTGTATTTTTAGAAAATCTTGTGCGAAATAAAACTCACCGGGAATTGCTTGCCCATAAACAAAAAGCTTGACATCCGCCCCGTCACGGTATATAATATATGCCGGGTTCAAAAAACATGAAAAAGAATTGCTGCCTTAAAAAAAATTCGTCAACAAATGATAAAGGCGCTTTTCAGGGAAAACTTCGTTTGATGAACTGATATAACCGAATTCATAATAAATAAAGTGTATAAAGAAAGATCCACATCCTATTAAACGGAGGGTTACCTGTATGCGGACATCAATAATCGCCGTAAGTATCCTGATTTCAATATTTTATGCGACATCACCGTCGTTCTGTTTTGATAAAAAACCGGTGATAACGCCAATCGAAAATATCGAAACCGACGATCAATTTATTCACCTGATTATCGAAAAGGTATTGTCTTCTGACAGATATGCATTGGGAAAGGCGCTCTATTATATGGAAAAATCCCTGAAAGAAGACACCTATATTTCGCACGAGAAAGAGTTTTTATGTATTTTATATCATGTATGCAGACAGCCGGTATATACCGACGACAAGGAGACATGCCTTCATAACAGAAAAAAGACACTCGAACTTATCGGGCGGCTCGGGAACAAAACAAGGGGTACCGGGTACGGCCGGATATCGAAAGACATTCTGATCGAAGTACTTGAATCCGGAAACGACGTTTCAATCGCATCGGCGGCTATATTCGCTCTTGGAATGGTCGGCATGGACGATGAGGGTGAGGTCATGCGGTCGATTCTGTCCGCCGTCGATAAATGGGATTCATCGGAAGAGAACAATATCCTCGCCCTTGCCGTCATTACATCGATCGAAAACATCGCCCGGGAAAACGGTAAAATCAGTGAACCGGAAAGTACCGCAGTATTATCCGGAATGATCCGGGGAAATTACGATGAGATGATAAAAGAGAAAGCAGCCGCCGTCATGAAACAGATCGCCCCGGTTCAGGTGCGGGAGTGATACCATACATACCGCGACCCGCCGGTGTCGCATCCCCCCTTTATCAACCTGTTTGTTTGTAGTAGAATGACAACCGGCATATATCATAATGGAAACATCTTCGTCCCTTAATCTTTTTCATCCCCTTATCCGGAAGTGGTTTTTCGATACATTCGGCCGGCCGACGGACATCCAGCAAAAAGCATGGGATGTCATTGCCGGGGGAGGCCATGTCCTTATTACCGCGCCGACGGGAAGCGGGAAAACACTCGCCGCTTTTCTCTGGTCACTCGATCGACTCATCCGCCGGTTATGGAAGACAAATACGATAAGCGTCCTTTATATCTCTCCACTCAAGGCATTGAATGCGGATGTTCAAAGGAACCTCCTCACCCCGCTCGAAGAACTCTCCATTTATTTCAAAAAGGCGGGAGAAGATTTTCCCTTTCCCCGGATCGCGAGCCGCAGCGGCGATACGCCGGGCAGGGAACGCCTCCGGATGCTGAAAGATCCGCCGGACATACTTATTACGACACCCGAAAGCCTCAATCTCATGCTCTCCTCCCCACGGGCGCGTGGGCTTTTCAGGTCGCTCCGCACGGTGATCATGGATGAAGTGCACGCGATTTCCCCGCAAAAGAGGGGAACGCATATGATCACCGCCGTTGAACGCCTGGCCCGGTTGAGCGGTGAATTTCAACGGATCGCCCTCTCGGCAACAGTAAAACCGCTCGATACGATGGCCTCGTTTATCGGCGGGTATCGTCTTTCCCGTGAAAAATCACGAGCAGTATATACCAGGCGCGTGGTCGCCATCGTCGATTCACAAGAAAAAAAGAAATACGATATTACCGTTGATTTTCCCCATGACGCGCATGAACACCTCGCCGACGGGTCATGGTGGCCTTCCCTGATTCGGATATTCAGGGACCGGATCAAGACGAACCGGTCGACCCTCCTCTTTACCAACACGAGGCGGCATGCGGAAAAGGTTACCCGGATGCTTAATGAAACGGAGGACGACATTCTCGCCTACGCCCACCATGGTTCCCTCTCGAAAGAAATACGGTCGGTTGTCGAGGAGAAACTGAAGGCCGGAGAACTCAGGGCGATCGTCTCGACGAGTTCACTCGAACTGGGCATCGATATCGGCACGCTCGATGAAGTGCTTCTTGTCGAAACCCCGCCATCGGTCTCTTCCGGGCTCCAACGGATCGGGCGCGCCGGACACCGGGTGCACGATGTGACCAGGGGGGTCATCTACCCGATTCACGGCAGGGATTTTTGCGAGGCCGCCGTCATGGCGCGATGTATACTCGACGGCAATATAGAGGAATCACGGCCCGTATCGTGCCCCCTCGACGTTCTGGCCCAGGTCATAATCTCCATGTCCTGCATGGAAAAATGGGACAGGGATGAACTCTATGACTTCATCAGGACCAGTTTCTCCTATCACACTCTCCAACGCAGCCATTACGATATTGTCATCGACATGCTTTCGGGGAAATACCGGGATACGAGGATCAGAGAGCTTTCGCCCCGAATCGTCACCGACGCACTCGACAATACGATTACCGGGAAAAAGAGTTCTTTGTTTCTCCTCTACTCTTCGGGCGGCACGATTGCCGACCGCGGATACTTCGATCTCCGTATGAGCGGAAGCGGAATGAAGATCGGCGATCTGGATGAGGAGTTTGTCTGGGAACGCCGGGTCGGCGATGTCTTTACCATGGGAACCCAGACATGGAAGATAACGGGAATCGATCAGCAAAAGGTCGAAGTGACCCCGTTCGGCAACACGCCGAAAAGCCTCCCCTTCTGGAAGGCCGAACAGCGGCACAGGGATTATCATTTTTCCCGGCAACTCGGGATGTTTCTGGAAGAATGGGACAGGCGGGTCGAAGATCCCGATTGCGAGGCGGCACTCGGTAAGGAGTACCATATGTCGCCCCCGGCCGCGGCCCAACTCGTTCAATTCCTGAAGCGGCAGAAAGAATCGACCGCCGCTTCCCTCCCCCACCGCCGTCACATCGTCGTCGAACATTGCCTTGACGCCGAAGGCGGGGCGGAGGTGAACCGGATATTCATACACACGGTCTGGGGCGGAAAAGTCAACCTTCCCTTCGCGCTCGCCCTTTCATCGGCGTGGGAAAACAAGTACCACTACCCCCTCGAGATCTTCGTCGACAACATCTGCGTAATGCTCCTTCTGCCGCACGATTTCGGTTTCCGCGATATCATCGAACTCCTCCGCCCCGATTCGGTCGAACGGCTGTTGAGGACCAAACTCGAATCCACGGGGTTCTTCGGCGCCCTCTTCAGGGAGAACGCGGGACGTTCTCTCCTCCTTCCCCGGCAGGGATTCGGAAAACGCCTGCCGCTCTGGCTGACCCGTCTGCGTTCGAAAAAACTCTTTGACGCCGTCCTCCGGTACCGGGATTTCCCCGTCCTCATTGAAACGTGGAGGACCTGCATGCAGGACGAGTTCGATCTCCCACGACTGCGCGGGCTTTTGGAAGAACTTTCGGACGGGACGATCGGTCATACGGAAATCCGCACTTCCGCCCCCTCTCCCCTTGCCTCAGGCCTCGTCTGGCGGCAGACGGACAAACACATGTACTCGGACGACACACCCGGCCCGGGAAAACGATCCCGCCTCGAAGACAATCTCCTCCGCGGCGTATATGAGTCCACCGGTCTCAGGCCGGCCCTCCCGAAGGGAGTCATTGCCGGGTTCACGGCAAAGGCGCAGCGCACATCTCCCGGCTACGCGCCCGCGGACGGTCCCGGGCTCCTCCAATGGATAAAGGAACGGCTTCTCATTCCCAAAGACGAATGGGAAGACCTCCTTCGGGCGATCCGGACGGACCGCCGGACAGATGAAGCTTCCCTCCTCTCCGGGATAAAGGATAAAATTCTCACCGTCCGCCTTCCCGGCGCGGAAATCGAAGCGGTAACAGCCTACGAATCGCTTCCCCGCATCCTTTCCGCCCTGGCCGTACCGGTCGAACGGGCGGTATTGGCGTCGGCCGCGGAAGACCCGCAGTTCAGCGTCAAAAAAGCGGCCTCCCGCCTGCGTCGTCTTGTCCTTATGATGGGGAAGCCGGAAGAGGAATATCCGGATGACGGCCCATACCGCGAAGCCCCGGCCGGGCTTATCGGAGAATGGTTGCGGTACTACGGGCCGGTCGAACCCGATTTCATCCGCCGTGTGTTCGGTCTCGATGAAGAACGGCTGCATCCGGCGCTTTCGGCGCTGTCCGAAACCGGCACCGTCATCATCGACAATCTTACCTCAGGCGGCGGCGAAGCCGAAGTCTGCGACGGCGAAAATCTGGAGCTGCTTCTGCGCCTGGCGAGAAAGCGAAGAAGACCGTCATTCACCTCGCTTCCCGCACGCTTTCTTCCCCTTTTTTACGCGACGTGGCAAAACCTGGGGTCCGGC
It contains:
- a CDS encoding HEAT repeat domain-containing protein produces the protein MRTSIIAVSILISIFYATSPSFCFDKKPVITPIENIETDDQFIHLIIEKVLSSDRYALGKALYYMEKSLKEDTYISHEKEFLCILYHVCRQPVYTDDKETCLHNRKKTLELIGRLGNKTRGTGYGRISKDILIEVLESGNDVSIASAAIFALGMVGMDDEGEVMRSILSAVDKWDSSEENNILALAVITSIENIARENGKISEPESTAVLSGMIRGNYDEMIKEKAAAVMKQIAPVQVRE
- a CDS encoding DEAD/DEAH box helicase, whose product is METSSSLNLFHPLIRKWFFDTFGRPTDIQQKAWDVIAGGGHVLITAPTGSGKTLAAFLWSLDRLIRRLWKTNTISVLYISPLKALNADVQRNLLTPLEELSIYFKKAGEDFPFPRIASRSGDTPGRERLRMLKDPPDILITTPESLNLMLSSPRARGLFRSLRTVIMDEVHAISPQKRGTHMITAVERLARLSGEFQRIALSATVKPLDTMASFIGGYRLSREKSRAVYTRRVVAIVDSQEKKKYDITVDFPHDAHEHLADGSWWPSLIRIFRDRIKTNRSTLLFTNTRRHAEKVTRMLNETEDDILAYAHHGSLSKEIRSVVEEKLKAGELRAIVSTSSLELGIDIGTLDEVLLVETPPSVSSGLQRIGRAGHRVHDVTRGVIYPIHGRDFCEAAVMARCILDGNIEESRPVSCPLDVLAQVIISMSCMEKWDRDELYDFIRTSFSYHTLQRSHYDIVIDMLSGKYRDTRIRELSPRIVTDALDNTITGKKSSLFLLYSSGGTIADRGYFDLRMSGSGMKIGDLDEEFVWERRVGDVFTMGTQTWKITGIDQQKVEVTPFGNTPKSLPFWKAEQRHRDYHFSRQLGMFLEEWDRRVEDPDCEAALGKEYHMSPPAAAQLVQFLKRQKESTAASLPHRRHIVVEHCLDAEGGAEVNRIFIHTVWGGKVNLPFALALSSAWENKYHYPLEIFVDNICVMLLLPHDFGFRDIIELLRPDSVERLLRTKLESTGFFGALFRENAGRSLLLPRQGFGKRLPLWLTRLRSKKLFDAVLRYRDFPVLIETWRTCMQDEFDLPRLRGLLEELSDGTIGHTEIRTSAPSPLASGLVWRQTDKHMYSDDTPGPGKRSRLEDNLLRGVYESTGLRPALPKGVIAGFTAKAQRTSPGYAPADGPGLLQWIKERLLIPKDEWEDLLRAIRTDRRTDEASLLSGIKDKILTVRLPGAEIEAVTAYESLPRILSALAVPVERAVLASAAEDPQFSVKKAASRLRRLVLMMGKPEEEYPDDGPYREAPAGLIGEWLRYYGPVEPDFIRRVFGLDEERLHPALSALSETGTVIIDNLTSGGGEAEVCDGENLELLLRLARKRRRPSFTSLPARFLPLFYATWQNLGSGTGDPELLKIVLEQLFGYPAPAGLWETEIFPSRLPGYSTGWLDALLASSGLTWFGCGRGRIGFAFPEDIELFTGPQPGPDPDGHTPLPFQTDASGTYRFWELADLTGLDSAALTSLLWERVWKGELSNDSFGVIRKGILSGFRAERLSGENRTSLPAGRKRFRNPGYSRWKSSRPGEGAWFSLPSPREQDDIISDIELRKDRIRQLLCRYGILFRRLLQHELPVCRWPDLFGTLNLMELSGEITGGLFFDGIDGPHFASTEALRLLSDGLDEKRFFWLNASDPVSLCGAGMKPIFAGTPARQASTHIVYEGTAPLLVSRQRGKELEFMVPPGSSGTQRCAGFFSAMLSRSVTPWKSVRVESINGVNPTDSPYASDLGEYGFAGDYKRLVLRGGI